The genomic window CGTCGACGAGGGCGGCCTCCTCGTAGCTGACGGGGATCCCGTCCATGTACGTCTTCAGCAGCCACGTGTTGAACGGCACCGCCGTCGCCGCGTAGTAGGCGGCCAGCGCGAGCCGGTTGTTGTTCAACCCGACCTGCACGAACATGGCGTACAGCGCGATGAGCGAGGCGATCCCGAGCCCGCCGCCCACTTGGGTGAACAGGACGTAGCCGAACAGCACCTTCCGGCGCATGATGAACTCACGGCGAGAGAGCGCGTACGCCGCGGGCACGATGACACACATCGCGAGGACGAGCGTCGGCACCGACACGATGACGCTGTTCACGAAGTACTGTTTGAAGTTCGATGGGTTGTCGACGCCGTAGTCGCTGGCGTCGAGGAACGCGATCTCGGGGGTATCGAACACGAGCGCGAGATCGCTGAACGGCACGTTCACCGAGATCGTCAACCCCGGAACGATGAGATCGCCGAGCACCCACACGAACGGCTGCAACGACGGGTTCTCGGGGAAGAAGCTGAAGCCGCCGGCGGCGTAGACGCTGCCGCCGGTCCCCGAGATCGCGGACATCGCGATCCAGTAGATGGGGAACAACAGCAGGGCGACGACGAGCACCGCGAACCCCGTCGCCCCCGCGGTCCGGCCGATCTGGACGGCCGAGAGCTCCCCCCGGCGGTACGCCCCAACGGCGTAGCGCGCTTCGACGGCGAGCTCGCGCGGCGTGTTCGCGACTTTGCGCACGTCGTCGGCGATCTTCTCGGCGACGAGCGAGACGAGACTCACGCCTCGTCCACCCCGTCGGCGAGCCGGCCCTTCTTCACGTTCAGCCACATGAACGCGCCGATGAACGCGACGGCGACGAGCATGATCGCGGCGCCCTGGCCGTACTGGCTGAACTGGAACGCCTCGCGGTATCCGTAGACGATGATCAGCTCGTTAAGTCGTGCGGGGCCCCCCTCGTTGAACGCGTACGGGATGAGGAACTGCTGGAACGACGCCGCGGCGGTCAGGATCGAGGCGAACAGGACCGGACGCTTCACGCTCGGCAGCGTCACGTGGAAGAAGCGCGCGAAGTACCCGGCGCCATCGACCATCGCCGCCTCGTGGAGCTCTCGGGGCACGTCCTGGAGCGCGCTCACGGTGATGATCACCATGAACGGATACGCCAGCCACATCTCGGTGATGTTGTACGCGAAGAAGGCGGCCCAGCGCTCGTTCAGCCACGCGACGGTGCCGGCACCGAGCCAGTTCAACAGCTGGTTAGCCAGGCCGAACTGTGCGGAACTGAAGATCCCGCGCCAGATAGTGATCGTGAAGATCGCGGGGAGTCCCATCGGGATGATGAGCAGTGAACGGAGGAACCGCGCCCCGCGGACACGCCGATTCGTGACGACGAGCGCCACGCCGAGCCCGAGCCCGATCTTCAACACGAGGCTCGTGGCGACGAACAGCCACGTCGACCCCAGCGAGTTCCAGAACGCCCCGTCCGCGAGCACCGTCGCGTAGTTCTCGAGCCCGACGAACGTCGCCTCGCCGAACGTGAGAAAGCTCCCGCCGGCGAAGAGGTTCGACGGTCGGGCGTTCGTGAACGAGATCCCGAGCAGGTACAGCATCGGGAAGAACATGAACGCCGCGAACAGGAACAGCCCCGGAAGGACGAGCAGCAGCGAGACGTCCTCGCGTTCGATCGCCGGGAGCGCGGCCGCCCGGTCGGCGATTCGGCTTGTGGTGCTCATCGCCTACTCCCAGTTGCTCCGGATCGTCTCCTCGGCCTCGACCATGGCGTCATTCACGGACATGTTGCCGTTGAGCG from Halobaculum magnesiiphilum includes these protein-coding regions:
- a CDS encoding sugar ABC transporter permease gives rise to the protein MSLVSLVAEKIADDVRKVANTPRELAVEARYAVGAYRRGELSAVQIGRTAGATGFAVLVVALLLFPIYWIAMSAISGTGGSVYAAGGFSFFPENPSLQPFVWVLGDLIVPGLTISVNVPFSDLALVFDTPEIAFLDASDYGVDNPSNFKQYFVNSVIVSVPTLVLAMCVIVPAAYALSRREFIMRRKVLFGYVLFTQVGGGLGIASLIALYAMFVQVGLNNNRLALAAYYAATAVPFNTWLLKTYMDGIPVSYEEAALVDGAPPWRVVTEIILPLSAAGLATVTIFTFLTGWMEFVVAQTMLSADKFTLPVGLFALIDEYSIPWARFSAFALTFASPVMLVYLFAQRYIEGGLSFSGMEG
- a CDS encoding carbohydrate ABC transporter permease; protein product: MSTTSRIADRAAALPAIEREDVSLLLVLPGLFLFAAFMFFPMLYLLGISFTNARPSNLFAGGSFLTFGEATFVGLENYATVLADGAFWNSLGSTWLFVATSLVLKIGLGLGVALVVTNRRVRGARFLRSLLIIPMGLPAIFTITIWRGIFSSAQFGLANQLLNWLGAGTVAWLNERWAAFFAYNITEMWLAYPFMVIITVSALQDVPRELHEAAMVDGAGYFARFFHVTLPSVKRPVLFASILTAAASFQQFLIPYAFNEGGPARLNELIIVYGYREAFQFSQYGQGAAIMLVAVAFIGAFMWLNVKKGRLADGVDEA